From the genome of Longimicrobium sp., one region includes:
- a CDS encoding tetratricopeptide repeat protein codes for MTDDTAALQAQASRLEREGDWPAADAAYAAVFHASVRGGDIASAADAGRGQARIRQQEERWEEAEELAELSLELAERNGLRQAAARAVNTCAAIRYFQRQYEPARTLFEAALERALDVGDDALIGWACLNLGVVANIRGDLREARTRYLEGIGSFVRSGDKQNAALVYNNLGMVCADLNEWLEAQVCFERAIEIAGRMSGNPLLARMYANRAEPLLRLRKVREARESLDRAEQLALRVGAHGALSDVARFRGMVSRAEGALGDAEAHLSRAIEIARDAELELEEAEALREMGDLQRLRGREHEARTSLERARELFTRIGADRDAERVAEMLWEDEPVAA; via the coding sequence ATGACGGACGACACGGCCGCGCTGCAGGCGCAGGCGTCCAGGCTGGAGCGGGAGGGCGACTGGCCGGCCGCCGACGCGGCGTACGCGGCGGTATTCCACGCGTCGGTCCGCGGCGGCGACATCGCCTCCGCCGCCGACGCGGGGCGCGGGCAGGCGCGCATCCGCCAGCAGGAAGAGCGCTGGGAAGAGGCCGAGGAATTGGCAGAGCTCAGCCTGGAGCTGGCCGAGCGCAACGGGCTGCGGCAGGCGGCGGCGCGGGCCGTCAACACCTGCGCCGCCATCCGCTACTTCCAGCGCCAGTACGAGCCGGCGCGCACCCTGTTCGAAGCCGCGCTGGAGCGCGCGCTGGACGTGGGAGACGACGCGCTGATCGGCTGGGCGTGCCTGAATTTGGGGGTGGTGGCCAACATCCGCGGCGACCTGCGCGAGGCCCGCACGCGCTACCTGGAGGGGATCGGCTCGTTCGTACGGTCGGGCGACAAGCAGAACGCCGCCCTGGTGTACAACAACCTGGGGATGGTGTGCGCCGACCTGAACGAGTGGCTGGAGGCGCAGGTGTGCTTCGAGCGGGCCATCGAGATCGCCGGGCGGATGTCCGGCAATCCCCTGCTCGCGCGCATGTACGCCAACCGCGCCGAGCCGCTGCTGCGCCTGCGCAAGGTGCGCGAGGCGCGCGAGTCGCTGGACCGCGCCGAGCAGCTGGCCCTGCGCGTGGGGGCGCACGGCGCGCTGTCGGACGTGGCGCGCTTCCGCGGCATGGTTTCGCGCGCCGAGGGCGCCTTGGGCGACGCCGAAGCGCACCTGTCGCGCGCCATCGAGATCGCCCGCGATGCGGAGCTGGAGCTGGAAGAGGCCGAGGCCCTGCGTGAGATGGGCGACCTGCAGCGCCTTCGCGGCCGCGAGCACGAAGCGCGCACGTCGCTGGAGCGCGCCCGCGAGCTGTTCACCCGCATCGGCGCCGACCGCGACGCCGAGCGCGTCGCCGAGATGCTCTGGGAAGACGAGCCGGTGGCGGCGTAG
- a CDS encoding type II toxin-antitoxin system PrlF family antitoxin, whose protein sequence is MHRRWRAAGACIRERGWWGSGHEPVLSAFLSLIERDMIKCPEGIQPLPVDILARAERLVAGMHVDMDAPLD, encoded by the coding sequence GGTGCGTGCATTCGGGAGCGAGGATGGTGGGGGTCAGGTCACGAGCCCGTGCTCAGCGCATTCCTTTCGCTCATCGAGCGTGACATGATCAAGTGCCCAGAAGGTATCCAGCCGTTGCCCGTGGACATCCTTGCGCGGGCGGAGCGACTGGTGGCGGGCATGCACGTTGACATGGATGCGCCACTCGATTGA